The genomic stretch TCAAATACTCGCTGGTCTATATCCGAGGCGGTCAGCGATTGGTCGGCTACGACAACCATGAACGCAAAGGCGATCATCGGCACTACTTGTCCGACACGGCACCTTACGTCTTCACGACCGTTGATCGGCTGATCGAGGACTTTCTTCGGGATGTGGGCGCGATCAGGAAGGAGAGCAAACGATGAGAGTCAAACGGCTCAAGGTCGGCATCCGCCCCCTGGAGAAAGGGCTGCGGGAATTCGGCGCGACACTCAAGGCGCTTCAGGCTGGACGAAAAGTGGCCAAGCGCACCGGAACCTACTTCGTCAGCGTGGAAGCGATGCGCCAGGTGCTCACGACGTCACGCCTGGCCCTGCTCCACCTGATTCGGACGCGACGCCCTCGATCCATTGCAGCGCTGGCCAAGCTGGCCCGCAGGGACTTCAAAAACGTCCACGCCGACTTGCAGCTTCTTGCCAACCTCGGGTTGGTCCAACTCGAGCCGGGTGCTCACGCCCGCGACTCCGTCACTCCAACCGTCTCCTTCGAGCGGATCCAATTCGAAATCGCGGTGTGAGCGAGGCCTTTATCCAGTTTCTTCTTCGTAAGAGCGGGTGGCGCTGACCAGTCCCTCTGCTGCCCGCGTTCTTTCACCTTCATTCCCCTCCCAACAAGTCTGCCGCCTTGTACTCCACGGCCGTACTCTTTATCCCTCGGGCGGCAGCTTGATCTCCTGCACCTCGCCGAAGCCCGAGAGCACCTGCGGGAGCGCGTCGGGCGGGCCGACCGCCAGGATGCGGAGCTGCTCCGGATGGAGGTGGGTGCGCGCCGCGTTCAACAAATCCTCCTTCGTCAGCGCCACCACCTTGTCCCGCAGCCGCTGGAGAAAGTCTTTGGGAAGCCCGTCGTACTCCAGGCCGATCAGCCGGCCCACGACCGCGGAGGGGCTCGTGAACGAGAAGACGAAGGAGTTGACGAACGCCTCCTTGGCCTGGGCCAGCTCTGCGTCGGTCACCGGCTCCCGCTGCAGCCGCTCCATGTTGGCAACCAGGCGGCTGACGACCTCCTGCGTGGAGGCAAGCTTGGTCTCCGCCCGCATCGCCCAGACCCCCTGCTCGCGCACGCCGGCGCGGATCGAGCTGCCGACCGAGTAGGCCAGTCCCTGCTTCGTACGCACGTCCTGGAAGAGGCGGCTGCGGAAGCCGCTTCCGCCCAGGATGTCGTTGAGCAGCGTGAGGGCCGGAAAGTCCGGATCGCTCTCCTTCACGGAGAGGTGCCCGGCGCGCAGGTGGGTCTGGGTCGTTCCCTTGCCGATGAACCGGACGACCCGCTTGTCGGCCCTGGCTTCGTCCGCCGCGACCGGCGGCCAGGCGATCTCCGGGACCGGCCCCGGCTTCCACGACCCGAAGACCTCGCGCAGGAGCGCCAGCACCTCGTCCCGCTGGAAGTCCCCGGTCACGCCCAGGATGATCCCGTTGGGATGGACGGTGCGGGCATGAAAGGCCTGTAGGTCCTCGCGCGTGATCCGCGTGACGGACTCGACCGTGCTCTCGCGGGCGAACGGATGCGTCGGACCGTAGAGCAGCTTCGCGAATTCGCGTCCGGCGATGGACTGGGGTTGGTCCTGCCGCCGGCGGATGCCCTCGATGGCCTGGAGCTTGGCCAACTCCACCCGGCCCGGATCGAAGGCCGGCATTGTGAGGACGTCGGCGAAGAGCTGGAGGCCGCGCCGCAGGTCCTTCTTCAGCACGTCCAGCATGGCCGAGCCGGACTCCGTGCCGATCCCGACCGAGACCACCGCGGCGAGCTGCTCCAACTCCTCGTCCACCTGTTGGGCGGACATGCGCCGGGTGCCGCCCGTCCGCATGGTGGCGCCGGCGATGGCGGCGAGGCCGACCTTGTCGGGCGGGTCCAGCCAGGCGCCGGTGCGCAGGCTCGCGCTCATGGTGACGAGCGGGAGCTCGTGGTCCTCCAGCAGATAGACCACCATGCCGTTCTCGAGCACCAGACGCTCCGGCTCCGGCGGCGTGAACTGGACCGTTTCGAACTGCATGA from Nitrospirota bacterium encodes the following:
- a CDS encoding pitrilysin family protein, which translates into the protein MLAFLGPVWAVGAEPQPDDPRLMQFETVQFTPPEPERLVLENGMVVYLLEDHELPLVTMSASLRTGAWLDPPDKVGLAAIAGATMRTGGTRRMSAQQVDEELEQLAAVVSVGIGTESGSAMLDVLKKDLRRGLQLFADVLTMPAFDPGRVELAKLQAIEGIRRRQDQPQSIAGREFAKLLYGPTHPFARESTVESVTRITREDLQAFHARTVHPNGIILGVTGDFQRDEVLALLREVFGSWKPGPVPEIAWPPVAADEARADKRVVRFIGKGTTQTHLRAGHLSVKESDPDFPALTLLNDILGGSGFRSRLFQDVRTKQGLAYSVGSSIRAGVREQGVWAMRAETKLASTQEVVSRLVANMERLQREPVTDAELAQAKEAFVNSFVFSFTSPSAVVGRLIGLEYDGLPKDFLQRLRDKVVALTKEDLLNAARTHLHPEQLRILAVGPPDALPQVLSGFGEVQEIKLPPEG
- a CDS encoding DUF6516 family protein, which produces MPKAKLVLHTRYIDEQGGLVEMKAYHVPKTANAPHGFKYSLVYIRGGQRLVGYDNHERKGDHRHYLSDTAPYVFTTVDRLIEDFLRDVGAIRKESKR